One Schistocerca cancellata isolate TAMUIC-IGC-003103 chromosome 1, iqSchCanc2.1, whole genome shotgun sequence genomic region harbors:
- the LOC126167175 gene encoding serine/arginine-rich splicing factor 4-like, translated as MKQQSNMKQQWGKKQQSGRKKQSGTKQQSRTKQQLGTKQHSRTKQQSGTEQQSLTKQLWGTEQRSRTKQHLGTKQQSRTEQQSGTKQQSCTKQQSGTEQQSRTKQQWCTMQQSRTQQQSGTEQQSRMKQQCSQARSSSPAQSNSRARSSSPARSSSRARSSSPQQSATKKQSCAKQQMGTKQQSCTKQQSGMEQESRTKQQSGTEQQSCTKQQLGTKQQSRMNQQSGTKQQSRIWAWSSSPTRNNSRVRSSSPARSSTRARNTSPARSSSQQQSRTKHQSGTMQQSCRKQQSGMKQQSRTKQQSGTKQQCRRKKQSGTKQQSRTKQQLGTKQQSRTKQQSGTEQQSLTKQQWGTEQRSRTKQHSGTMQQSRTEPQSGTKQQSGLKQQSCTKQQSGTELQSRMK; from the exons ATGAAGCAGCAGTCCAACATGAAGCAGCAGTGGGGCAAGAAGCAGCAGTCCGGCAGGAAGAaacagtcgggcacgaagcagcagtcccgcacgaagcagcagttgGGCACGAAGCAGCACTCCCGCACAAAGCAGCAGtcaggcacggagcagcagtccctcACGAAGCAGCTGTGGGGCACGGAGCAGCGGTCCCGCACGAAGCAACATttgggcacgaagcagcagtcccgcacggagcagcagtcgggcacgaagcagcagtcctgcacgaagcagcagtcgggcacggagcagcagtcccgcacgaagcagcagtggTGCACGATGCAGCAGTCCCGCACgcagcagcagtcgggcacggagcagcagtcccgcatgaAGCAGCAGTG cagtcaggcacggagcagcagtcccgcacaaaGCAACAGTCGGGCACGTAGCAGCAGTCCTGCACGAAGCAGCAGccgggcacgaagcagcagtccc CAGCAGTCGGCCACGAAGAAGCAGTCCTGCGCGAAGCAGCAGatgggcacgaagcagcagtcttgcacgaagcagcagtcgggcatggagcaggagtcccgcacgaagcagcagtcgggcacggagcagcagtcctgCACGAAGCAACAGTTGGGCACAAAGCAGCAGTCCCGCATGAACCAACAGTCGGGCACAAAGCAGCAGTCCCGCAT TTGGGCATGGAGCAGCAGTCCCACACGAAACAACAGTCGGGtacgaagcagcagtcccgcacgaagcagcactCGGGCACGAAACaccagtcccgcacgaagcagcagtcag cagcagtcccgcacgaagcaccAGTCGGGCACGATGCAGCAGTCCTGCAGGAAGCAACAGTCGGGCatgaagcagcagtcccgcacgaagcagcagtcgggcacgaagcagcagtgCCGCAGGAAGAaacagtcgggcacgaagcagcagtcccgcacgaagcagcagttgGGCActaagcagcagtcccgcacgaagcagcagtcaggcacggagcagcagtccctcACGAAGCAGCAGTGGGGCACGGAGCAGCGGTCCCGCACGAAGCAACATTCGGGCACGATGCAGCAGTCCCGCACGGAGCcgcagtcgggcacgaagcagcagtcgggcttGAAGCAGCAGTcctgcacgaagcagcagtcgggcacggagctgCAGTCCCGCATGAAGTAG
- the LOC126180769 gene encoding keratin-associated protein 10-10-like yields the protein MPDCCFLQDCCIVPDWCFMQDCCFVPNSYFVRDCCFVPDPCFAQDCCSVPDCCFVRDCCSMPDCCFVRDWCFVLECCFVRDCCFIPDCCFVWDCCFVHNCCFVWDCCSMPDCSFKRDCYFMPNCCFVRDCCFMPDCYYMRDCCFVPDCWFMRDCCFVRDCCFVPNCYLVRDWCFVPDCCFVWDCRSVIDCCSPPDCCFVRDCCVVPDCCFVRDSCLVPDCCFVRDCCFVPDCCFVRDSCFVPDCCYVQDCCFVPDCCFVRDCCYVPDCCLVWDCCSMPDCCFVRDCCSVPDCCFMRDCCTVRDCFFVRDGCFVPDFCFMRDCCFVPDCCPVRDCCFVRDVCFVPDC from the coding sequence ATGCCCGACTGTTGCTTCCTGCAGGACTGCTGCATCGTGCCCGACTGGTGCTTCATGCAGGACTGCTGCTTTGTGCCCAACAGCtacttcgtgcgggactgctgcttcgtgccagACCCTTGCTTCGCGcaggactgctgctccgtgcctgactgctgcttcgtgcgggactgctgctctatgcctgactgctgcttcgtgcgggactggtGCTTCGTGCTCGagtgctgcttcgtgcgggactgctgcttcatACCAGACTGTTGTTTCGTgtgggactgctgcttcgtgcacAACTGCTGCTTCGTGTGGGACTGCTGCTCCATGCCTGACTGCTCCTTCAAGCGGGACTGCTACTTCATGCCcaactgctgcttcgtgcgggactgctgcttcatGCCCGACTGTTACTACatgcgggactgctgcttcgtgcccgactgctggttcatgcgggactgctgcttcgtgcgggactgctgcttcgtgcccaaCTGCTACTTAGTACGGGACTGGTGCTTCGTGCCCGACTGTTGCTTCGTGTGGGACTGCCGGTCCGTGATCGACTGCTGCTCCCcacccgactgctgcttcgtgcgggactgctgcgtcgtgcccgactgctgcttcgtgcgggacagCTGCCTCGTGccggactgctgcttcgtgcgggactgctgcttcgtgcccgactgttGCTTCGTGCGGGACagctgcttcgtgcccgactgctgctacgTGCaagactgctgcttcgtgcccgactgctgcttcgtgcgggactgctgctacGTGCCGGACTGCTGCTTGGTGTGGGACTGCTGCTccatgcccgactgctgcttcgtgcgggactgctgctctgtgcccgactgctgcttcatgCGAGACTGCTGCACCGTGCGGGACTGCTTCTTTGTGCGGGACGGCTGTTTTGTGCCCGACTTCTGCTTCatgcgggactgctgcttcgtgcccgactgttGTCCCGTccgggactgctgcttcgtgcgggacgtCTGTTTCGTGCCCGACTGCTGA